A window of Cryptomeria japonica chromosome 3, Sugi_1.0, whole genome shotgun sequence contains these coding sequences:
- the LOC131873963 gene encoding calmodulin-like protein 7 — MANLDEIRRIYEIIDGNADGVVSVGEISCFVNRLGIPISEQDITCMFSSLSNDEDKFNCVGFEEFVHLYQSIFSNEDAELEDESKDLMEAFKGFDGSFQRI, encoded by the coding sequence ATGGCGAACCTTGATGAGATCAGAAGAATTTATGAAATTATAGATGGCAATGCGGATGGAGTTGTGAGTGTGGGTGAAATCAGTTGTTTCGTAAACAGACTTGGAATACCAATTTCAGAACAAGATATCACATGTATGTTCAGTTCTCTGAGCAATGATGAAGACAAATTTAACTGCGTAGGATTTGAAGAATTTGTGCATTTATATCAGTCAATCTTCAGTAACGAAGACGCGGAATtagaagatgagtcaaaggattTGATGGAAGCTTTCAAAGGATTTGATGGAAGCTTTCAAAGGATTTGA